The Streptomyces sp. NBC_01363 region GCTGGGCATCCTGCGCACGGCGGGAGACCGCCGGGCGCCGGTCCCGGTCCCCGCCGACGGGGAGAACGCCCCGGTGGACGGCATCTCCCTGGTGGCCGGGGTCCGTTCGGGCCGGCCGTCCGTGCGCACGGTGGTGCTCGCCGAGAAGGACGACCCGCGCCGGGCCGCGCTGGCACTGCAGGCCGGCGCCTTCGGCTGGGTCGCCAAGGACTGCTCGCTGCAACGGCTGCTCACGGTCATCCGCGGGGTGCTGCGGGACGAGACACATCTGCCCCCGGCGCTGCTCACCGGCGTGCTGCGGGAGCTGACGGCGGCGCGCAAGCACCGCACCGAGAGCGAGCAGCTGGTCGAGTCCCTGACCCCGCGCGAACGCGAGGTGCTGCGCTGCATGGTGGCGGGCCTGGGCCGCAAGGCGGTGGCCGAGCGGCTCTTCCTCTCCCCGCACACGGTCCGTACCCATATGCAGAACGTGCTGGGGAAGCTGGGTGTGCACTCCACCCTGGCCGCGGTCGCCCTGGCCCGGCGCGCGGGCGTCGGGCCGGCCGATCCGGCCGGGCCTGATCTAGCCGGGAATGTTGTCGAACGGGGCGGTCAACTGGCGTAGCAGTCCGGCCAGTTCGCCCCGCTGCTGGGTGGAGAGCTCGCTCAGGATGGCGCGCTCCTGGGCGAGCAGTCCGGCCAGTGACTGGTCGGCCTTGTCGCGGCCCTCGGCGGTGAGCCGGACGAGCACGCCACGGCGGTCGCTGGGGTCGGGGAGGCGCTCGACGAGGTTCTTCTTGGTCAGGCGGTCGATGCGGTTGGTCATCGTGCCGGAGGTGACCAGGGTCTGGGTGAGGAGCTGGCCGGGGGAGAGCTGGTAGGGGGCGCCGGCGCGACGCAGGGACGTCAGTACGTCGAACTCCCAGGGCTCCAGATTGTGCTCGGAGAAGGCGATCCGGCGGGCCCGGTCCAGATGGCGGGCCAGGCGGGAGACGCGGCTGAGCACCTCGAGTGGTTCCACGTCGAGGTCGGGGCGCTCGCGGCGCCATGCAGCGACCAGTCGGTCGACCTCGTCCTCCATGTGGATCAGTGTAGAGGGTCTGTCGACATGAAGTCTCTTGAATTCAAGTGTCTTGACATCAAGATATTTCTGGCGTGATCCTGACTCCATGACCTCACCCACCTGGGACCCGCAGCAGTACCTGCGCCACGCCGACCACCGCACCCGCCCCTTCCTCGACCTCCTCGCCCGCATCGCCGACCTCCCGGCCGCCCCCGCACCCCGTATCGCCGACCTCGGCTGCGGAGCGGGCAACGTCACCGCCCTGCTCGCCGACCGCTGGCCCGAGGCCCGGATCACCGGCTACGACAACTCCCCGCAGATGCTCGAACGGGCCCGCGCCCACGCCGGCCCCCGCCTCGACTTCGCCGAGGCCGACGCCACGACCTGGACCCCCGCCGAGCCGTACGACCTGATCGTCTCCAACGCCCTGCTCCAGTGGGTCCCCGACCACGCCGACCGCTTCCCGGACTGGCTGGACGCGATCACCCCCGGCGGCACGTTCGCCTTCCAGGTCCCCGGCAACTTCGACCAGCCCAGCCACGTCCTGATGCGGGAACTCGCCGGCTCCCCGCGCTGGCGCGACCGCCTGGCCGGCGAGCTGCGCCATGCCGACGCCGTGCTCGCCCCCACCGCCTACCTCGACGCGCTGACCGCCCCCGGCATCACGGCGGACGTCTGGGAGACCACCTACCTGCACCTGCTGCCCGGCGAGGACCCGGTGCTCGACTGGGTCAAGGGCACCGGCCTGCGCCCCGTCCTGACCGCCCTGGCCGACGACCCCGAGGCCCGCGACGCGTTCCTCGCCGAATACCGCGACCTGCTGCGCACCGCCTACCGCCGGGGCCCGCACGGCACCGTCTTCCCGTTCCGCCGCATCTTCGCCGTGGCCAGCAAGGAGAAGTGATGATCGCCGCGCTCGACCACGTACAGCTCGCCGCACCGGAGGGCTCCGAGGATGCCCTTCGTGCCTACTACGCCGACACCCTCGGCATGACGGAGATCCCCAAGCCCCCGGCCCTCGCGGCCCGCGGCGGCTGCTGGTTCCAGGCGGGCCCGGTCCAGCTCCACCTGGGCATCGAGCAGGACTTCCGCCCGGCCCGGAAGGCCCACCCCGGGCTGCGCGTCACGGACATCGAGGCGTACGCGGCCCGGCTGGCGGAGCGGGGTGCCGAGGTGCGCTGGGACGGTGATCTGCCGGGGCACCGTCGCTTCTACAGCCACGACCCGGTGGGGAACCGGCTGGAGTTCCTGGAGCGGACGGACGGCTGACCGTCACAGCTCGTCCAGCGCCTCCCGGGTGATGTCGATGTCGATCGGGAACGGCACGCCCGTCTTGAGGCGGTCGTGGTGGATCCCCGTCAGGGCGTACGCCCTGGACACCGGGTCCAGCTCGTACACCCGCACCACCGGGCGGTTGTCGGTGCCGGCCATGTCGACCAGCCAGAAGTTCGGGATACCGGCCGCCGCGTACTTCTGCGGCTTGGCGTCGCGGTCGCGGGCCTCGGAATCGGGCGAGACGACCTCGACGGCGAGCAGGACGTCGGCGGCCTGGAAACGGGTCTGCTCAAGATCGGTGACGGCGTCGGCGCGGACGACGGACACATCGGGTTCCGGACCGTTGCGCAGTAGGGGCCGCTTCCCCGAGCCGTATTCACAACGGGTGACCGGCCCCCCGTTCAGCTCTTGCGGTGCCCTATCAGCCTCGGCTTCGCCTCCAGGTTCTCCAGGCCGTGCCAGGCCAGGTTCACCAGGTGGGCGGCGACCTCCGACTTCTTCGGCTTGCGGGCGTTGACCCACCACTGGCCGGTCAGGGCGACCATGCCGACCAGCGCCTGCGCGTACAGCGGGGCCAGCTTCGGGTCGAAGCCGCGGGCCTTGAACTCCAGGCCCAGGATGTCCTCCACCTGGGTGGCGATGTCGCTGATCAGGGAGGCGAAGGTGCCGGTCGACTGGGCCACGGGGGAGTCGCGGACCAGGATGCGGAAGCCGTCGGTGTACGTCTCGATGTAGTCGAGCAGGGCGAACGCGGCCTGCTCCAGGAGCTCGCGCGGGTGGCCCGCGGTCAGCGCGCTGGTGACCATGTCCAGGAGCTGGCGCATCTCACGGTCGACCACGACGGCGTACAGGCCTTCCTTGCCGCCGAAGTGCTCGTACACGACCGGCTTGGAGACACCGGCGCGGGAGGCGATCTCCTCGACCGAGGTGCCCTCGAAGCCCTTGTCGGCGAAGAGCGTGCGACCGATGTCCAGCAACTGCTCGCGGCGTTCCTTGCCCGTCATCCGCACCCGGCGGGTGCGCCGGGGGGAGGAGGAAGGACGTTTGTTCTCGCTGCTGGTGCTGGAGTCGGTCGCCACGTCGTCAATCATGCCGCGTCGGCGCGCTCGGGGGCGCGCCGGGAGTCGATACGGCGGGACTCGATCCGGGCAGCGTCCGGCCAGCGCACGTCGTGCGCCCAGCCCAGCTTCTCGAACCAGCGGATCAACCGGGCACTCGAATCGATCTGCCCCCTCATCACACCGTGCCGGGCGCTCGTCGGATCGGCGTGGTGCAGGTTGTGCCAGGACTCTCCGCAGGACAGGACCGCCAGCCACCACACATTCCCGGACCGGTCACGCGACTTGAAAGGGCGCTTGCCGACCGCGTGGCAGATCGAGTTGATCGACCAGGTGACGTGGTGCAGCAGGGCCACCCGGACCAGCGAGCCCCAGAAGAAGGCCGTCGCCGCACCCCACCACGACATCGTCACCAGACCGCCCACCAGCGGCGGCAGCGCCAGCGAAGCGGCCGTGAGGGTCATGAAGTGGCGGGAGACGCCGCGCAGCGCCGGGTCCTTGATCAGATCGGGGGCGTACTTCTGCTGCGAAGTCTGCTCCTCGTCGAACATCCAGCCGATATGGGCCCACCACAGGCCCTTCATCAGGGCGGGCAGACTCTCACCGAAGCGCCACGGCGAGTGTGGGTCGCCCTCCGCGTCGGAGAAACGGTGATGCCTGCGGTGGTCGGCCACCCAGCGCACCAACGGGCCCTCCACGGCCAGCGAACCGGCGACGGCGAGAGCGATGCGGAGCGGGCGCTTCGCCTTGAAGGAGCCATGGGTGAAATAGCGGTGGAAACCGATCGTGATGCCGTGGCAGCCGATGAAGTACATCGCCACGAGCAGGCCCAGATCGAGCCAGCTCACGCCGCGGCCCCAGGCCAGCGGCACCGCAGCGACCAGCGCCACGAACGGCACCACGATGAACAGCAGAAGGGCGATCTGCTCGATCGACCGCTTGTTGTCCCCGCCGAGGGTGGCGGAGGGAAGGGTCTGACCGTCGGCCGCCGATGGCTGGGCGTCGTCGATCGCAGCGGGGCTGGTGTTCATGGGGAGTCCCCTGGGGATGAGGAGTACGACGGATAGCTCTGGCTACGGTTCCGTAACCTACGGCAACGTAAGTATGGCAGCGCGGAGGCCCGCTGCACGAGAGCGCGACGGGCCGCCCACGAAGGGGAAACCCGATCGGGCCGCGAGCGGTGCCGACGGAGTGGACACCTATCCTGGTGGGGTCGGACAGCGCGGTCCGCACTCTGCTGTCCCGGGGTGGCGTCAGCATCGCTGCCTGCCGCGGCCCCGGAGAACCCCCGTGCTCAACCACTGCAAGGAGCCGCACACTGTGAGCAGTGCCGACCAGACCCCCGCCGCCAGCCCCGAGCTGCGCGCCGACATCCGCCGCCTCGGCGACCTGCTGGGCGAGACCCTCGTACGCCAGGAGGGCCAGGAACTCCTCGACCTCGTCGAGCGCGTCCGCGCCCTGACCCGCACCGACGGCGAAGCCGCGGCCCAGCTCCTCGGCGACACGGACCTGGAGACCGCCGCGCAGCTCGTGCGCGCCTTCTCCACCTACTTCCATCTCGCCAACGTCACCGAGCAGGTCCACCGCGCCCACGAGATGCGCGACCGCCGCGCCGCCGAGGGCGGGCTCCTCGCCCGCACCGCCGACCGGCTCAAGGACGCCGACCCCGTCCACCTGCGCGAGACCGTCAAGAACCTCAACGTACGACCCGTCTTCACCGCACACCCGACCGAGGCCGCCCGGCGCTCCGTGCTGAACAAGCTCCGCCGCATCGCCGCGCTCCTGGAGACGCCCGTCGTCGACGCCGACCGGCGCCGCCAGGACCTCCGGCTCGCCGAGAACATCGACCTCATCTGGCAGACCGACGAACTGCGCGTGGTCCGCCCCGAGCCCGCCGACGAAGCCCGCAACGCCATCTACTACCTCGACGAACTGCACGCCAACGCCGTCGGCGACGTACTCGAGGACCTGGCCGCCGAACTCGAACGCGTCGGCGTCGAACTGCCCGCGGGCACCCGCCCGCTCACCTTCGGCACCTGGATCGGCGGCGACCGCGACGGCAACCCCAACGTGACGCCCGCCGTCACCTGGGAAGTGCTGATCCTCCAGCACGAACACGGCATCACCGACGCCCTCGAACTCATCGACCACCTGCGCGGACTGCTCTCCAACTCCATCCGCTACACCGGTGCCACCGACGAACTGCTGACCTCACTCGAAGCCGACCTGGAACGCCTCCCCGAGATCAGCCCGCGCTACAAGCGGCTGAATGCCGAGGAGCCCTACCGCCTCAAGGCCACCTGCATCCGGCAGAAGCTCGTCAACACCCGCGAGCGCCTCGCCACCGGCACCCCGCACCGCCCCGGCTGCGACTACCTCGGCACCGCCGAGCTCCTCGCCGACCTGGAACTCATCCAGACCTCACTGCGCGAGCACCGCGGCGGACTCTTCGCCGACGGGCGGATGGACCGCACCATCCGCACCCTCTCCGCCTTCGGCCTCCAGCTCGCCACCATGGACGTCCGCGAGCACGCCGACGCCCACCACCACGCCCTCGGCCAGCTCTTCGACCGGCTCGGCGAGGAATCCTGGCGCTACGCCGACATGCCCCGCGACTACCGGCAGAAGCTCCTCGCCAAGGAACTCCGCTCCCGCCGTCCGCTCGCCCCGACCCCGGCCCCCCTCGACGCCGCCGGCGAGAAGACCCTCGGCGTCTTCCACACCGTCAAGGAAGCCTTCGAGCGCTTCGGCCCCGAAGTCATCGAGTCCTACATCATCTCGATGTGCCAGGGCGCCGACGACGTCTTCGCCGCCGCCGTACTCGCCCGCGAGGCCGGCCTGATCGACCTGCACGGCGGCTGGGCCAAGATCGGCATCGTGCCGCTCCTGGAGACCACCGACGAGCTGCGCGCCGCCGACGTCATCCTCGACGAGATGCTCGCCGACCCGTCGTACCGCCGTCTGGTCTCGCTCCGCGGAGACGTGCAGGAGGTCATGCTCGGCTACTCCGACTCCTCCAAGTTCGGCGGCATCACCACCTCCCAGTGGGAGATCCACCGCGCCCAGCGCCGCCTTCGCGACGTCGCACACCGCTACGGCGTACGGCTGCGGCTCTTCCACGGTCGCGGCGGCACCGTCGGCCGCGGCGGCGGCCCCTCGCACGACGCGATCCTCGCGCAGCCGTGGGGCACGCTGGAGGGCGAGATCAAGGTGACCGAGCAGGGCGAGGTCATCTCCGACAAGTACCTCATCCCGGCGCTCGCCCGGGAGAACCTGGAGCTGACCGTCGCGGCCACCCTCCAGGCCTCCGCGCTGCACACCGCGCCCCGCCAGTCCGACGAGGCCCTCGCCCGCTGGGACGCCGCGATGGACACGGTCTCCGACGCGGCGCACGCGGCCTACCGCAAGCTCGTCGAGGACCCGGACCTGCCCGCGTACTTCTTCGCGGCCACCCCGGTCGACCAGCTCGCCGACCTCCACCTCGGCTCCCGCCCGTCCCGCCGCCCCGACTCGGGCGCCGGACTCGACGGACTGCGGGCCATCCCGTGGGTCTTCGGCTGGACCCAGTCCCGCCAGATCGTGCCCGGCTGGTACGGCGTCGGCTCCGGACTCAGGGCACTGCGCGAAGCCGGCCTGGACACCGTCCTGGACGAAATGCACGAACACTGGCACTTCTTCCGGAACTTCATCTCCAACGTCGAGATGACCCTTGCCAAGACCGACCTGCGCATCGCCCGGCACTACGTCGACACGCTCGTCCCCGACGAACTGAAGCACGTCTTCGCCGACATCGAGGCCGAGCACGCACTCACCGTGCAGGAAGTCCTCAGGGTCACCGGCGGCACCGAACTGCTCGGCACCAGCCCCGTGCTCCAGCAGACCTTCGCCATCCGCGACGCCTACCTGGACCCGATCTCCTACCTCCAGGTCTCGCTGCTGGCCCGCCAGCGCGAAGCCGCGGCACGCGGCGAAGAGCCCGACCCGCTGCTCGCCAGGGCCCTGCTGCTCACCGTGAACGGTGTCGCCGCGGGCCTGCGCAACACCGGCTGATCCCACCCGGACACGGGTGCGGCCCCGCTCACAGTGCGAAGAACGTCGCCACGAGCAGGGCCGCACCCGCGATCCCTGTGCACCAGCCGGTACGGGACAGCCGCAGGCCACCACCGATCACCAGCCCCGACAGCAACAGGGCACCGCCCAGCGGCACCCAGGCGTGCAGAAAGCCCGGCGTCCCGGCACGCACCACATCATCCGTGCCCGGCTTCACCACGACGGGGAACCGTTCGCCCCTCCTCGCCGCGACGGACCTGTCGATCGTCACCCGGGAACGTGCGACGGCCTGCCCCGACGGCGCGAACGGACCGGTACAGACATCGGCGCCGCAACCCGTCACGGTCATCGTGCCGTGCTCACGGCCTTTGGACAGAACTATGTGGTGCGCCTCGTTCCAGGACGACAGCACACCCGCCACCAGCAGCAACAGGACAACACAGCCCATGGCGGCGTTGCGGGCGTAGACCAGGGCGCGGTGGGAGGAGCTCCGCTTCATGGGGAGCGATCCTTGGGCAGACCGGCACCACCGGTCAACTCGTGGCCGAAAATCGCCGGGGTACCGGCAGGAATGTCAGAGTTGTGCGCGCCACCGCCGTTGCTGCGGGCGTCAGGAGTTGTACGCGCTCTGCGCGCGCTCCAGGCCCTCCGCCAGCAGACACTCCACCGAGTCCGCGGCCCGGTCCACCATGTACCCGAGCTCCTTGCGCTCGGTGGACGAGAAGTCCTTCAGCACGAAATCCGCGACCTGCATCCGCCCCGGCGGCCGCCCGATCCCGAACCGGATCCGGTGATAGTCCGCACCCATCGACTTGGTCATCGACTTCAGCCCGTTGTGCCCGTTGTCGCCACCACCCAGCTTCAGCCGCAGTGTCCCGTAGTCGATGTCCAGCTCGTCATGGATCGCCACGATGTGGTCGGTCGGCACCTTGTAGAAGTCGCGCAGCGCCGTGACGGGACCGCCCGACAGGTTCATGTACGACATCGGCTTGGCCAGGATCACCCGCCGGCTCGCCGGGCCGGGCGGGCCCATGCGGCCCTCCACGACCTGCGCCTGCGCCTTCTGCGCCCGCTTGAACTTCCCGCCGATCCGCTCGGCCAGGAGATCGGCCACCATGAAGCCGACATTGTGCCGGTTCGCCGCGTACTCGGGACCGGGATTGCCGAGGCCCACGATGAGCCAGGGATCAGTGGCGTCGGACATCTCTGCTCGGTCTCCTCGCGTGCGACGGCTGGTTACAGGGGGGGGCTGATCACAGGGAAACGGGGCGGCGGGTCCTCGAACAAGGAACCGCCGCCCCGTCAGTCAAGCAGTGCGGGCGAGGCTCAGGCCTCGGCGCCCGCTTCGGCGGACTCGGCAGCCGGCTCCTCGGCCTGCGCGGCGACGACCTGGAGCACGACGGCGTCCTCGTCACCGGCCAGCACGGAGCCCTTCGGCAGCGGGATGTCCTTGGCGAGGACGGACGCACCGGCGTCCAGGCCCGCGACGGAGACCGTGACGGACTCGGGGATGTGGGTGGCCTCGGCCTCGACGAGCAGGGTGTTCTGCACGTACTCCAGGAGGTTGCCGCCCGGGGCCAGGTCGCCCTCGACGTGCACGGCGACCTCGACGTTGACCTTCTCGCCGCGCTTGACGGTCAGCAGGTCGACGTGCTCGATGTCGCCCTTGAGCGGGTTGCGCTGCACGGCCTTCGGGATGACCAGCGCGTCCTTGCCGTCGATCTCCAGACCGATCAGGACGTTGGCGGTCTTGAGCGCCATCATCAGCTCGTGACCCGGCAGGGTGACGTGAACCGGCTCGGCACCGTGGCCGTAGACGACCGCGGGAACCAGGTTGGCGCGGCGGGTGCGGCGGGCGGCACCCTTGCCGAACTCGGTACGGACCTGGGCGGCGAGCTTGACCTCAGCCATGACTGCACTCCTCGTAAGGTGACGAAAATCGGACGGTCACCCGGCCCACGACAGGCCTGCTACGAAGAGCGCGTCGATAACGGACCGCCGTACACATGGGTACGGCCTCCCTCGCCGAGCAACTCGCTGAGTCTACCCGGCGGGGAGGCCGCCCCCAAAGTGGATCTTCGGTACCGCTGTTCCTACTGCTCCTCGAAGAGGCTGGTGACCGAGCCGTCCTCGAAGACCTCACGCACCGCGCGCGCGATCGTCGGGGCGATCGACAGCACCGTGATCTTGTCGAGCTCCAGCTCGCCCGGGGTCGGCAGGGTGTCCGTGAACACGAACTCGCTGACCTTGGAGTTCTTCAGCCGGTCCGCGGCCGGACCCGAGAGCACACCGTGCGTCGCCGTCACTATGACGTCCTCGGCACCGTGCGCGAACAGGGCGTCGGCAGCGGCGCAGATGGTGCCACCGGTGTCGATCATGTCGTCGACCAGGACACAGACCCGGCCCTTCACATTGCCGACGACCTCGTGGACCGTCACCTGGTTGGCGACGTCCTTGTCCCGGCGCTTGTGCACGATGGCGAGCGGGGCGTCCAGGCGGTCGCACCAGCGGTCGGCGACCCGCACCCGGCCGGCGTCCGGGGAGACGATCGTCAGCTTCGAGCGGTCGACCTTGGCGCCGACGTAGTCGGCCAGGATCGGCAGCGCGAAGAGGTGGTCCACCGGGCCGTCGAAGAAGCCCTGGATCTGGTCCGTGTGCAGGTCGACGGTGAGGATGCGGTCGGCACCCGCCGTCTTCATCAGGTCGGCGACCAGACGGGCCGAGATCGGCTCGCGACCGCGGTGCTTCTTGTCCTGGCGGGCGTAGCCGTAGAACGGCACGATCACCGTGATGGAACGGGCCGAGGCGCGCTTCAGCGCGTCCAGCATGATGAGCTGCTCCATGATCCACTTGTTGATCGGAGCGGTGTGGCTCTGGATCAGGAAGCAGTCGGCGCCTCGGGCCGACTCCTGGAAGCGGACGTAGATCTCACCATTGGCGAAATCGAAGGCCTTCGTCGGCACGAGGCCGACACCCAGCTGGTGCGCAACCTCCTCGGCCAGCTCGGGGTGGGCGCGGCCGGAGAAGAGCATCAGTTTCTTCTCGCCGGTCGTCTTGATCCCGGTCACAGCACAGTCTCCTCAGACGTGTTCCTGGCGCTGCGCGCATGTGTCCCGATGCGCAACGAGCCAGCCGAAATGGGGTGAGCATCTATCACGGTACGCCGTGCGCGGCGCACCTGTTTCCGGTCAGCTTTCGCTGTCACGCTCCGATGTGGCGGCCTGAGCCGCCTGCGCGGCGCCGCTTCCTGGACGCTTGCGGGCCACCCAACCCTCGATATTCCTTTGCTGGCCGCGGGCGACAGCCAGTGAACCGGGCGGTACGTCCTTGGTGATGACCGAGCCGGCCGCGGTGTAGGCGCCGTCCCCGACCGTGACGGGCGCCACAAACATATTGTCCGACCCGGTACGGCAGTGGGAGCCGATCGTGGTGTGGTGCTTGGCCACGCCGTCGTAGTTCACGAAGACGCTGGCGGCACCGATGTTGGTGTGGTCGCCGATCGTCGCGTCGCCGACGTAGCTCAGGTGCGGGACCTTGGTGCCCTCGCCGATCGTGGCGTTCTTCATCTCCACGTACGTACCGGCCTTGGCCTTCGTGCCGAGCGTGGTGCCGGGCCGCAGATAGGCGTACGGACCGACCGTCGCGCCCTCGCCGACCTCGGCCCGGTCCGCGACCGTGTTGTCCACGCGCGCGCCCGCGCGGACGACGGTGTCCGTGAGTCGGGTGTTGGGGCCGACCTCGGCGTCCTCGCCGAGATGCGTGGTGCCGAGCAGCTGGGTGCCCGGGTGCACGATCGCGTCCCGCTCGTAGGTGACGGTGGCGTCGATCAGCGTGGACGCCGGGTCCACGACGGTCACACCGGCCAGCATGGCCCGCTCCAGCAGCCGCTGGTTCAGCAGCCGCCGGGCCTCGGCCAGCTGGACCCGGTTGTTGATGCCGAGGATCTCGCGGTGGTCCCCGGCCACCGAGGCGCCGACCCGGTGCCCGGCCTCGCGCAGGATGGACAGGACGTCGGTGAGGTACTCCTCGCCCTGGCTGTTGTCGGTACGGACCTTGCCGAGGGCCTCGGCGAGCAGTCGGCCGTCGAAGGCGAAGACCCCGGAGTTGATTTCCCGGATCTCGCGCTGGGCGTCGGTGGCGTCCTTGTGCTCGACGATCTCGGTGACCGCGCCGTCGGCCGGGTCGCGGACGATGCGGCCGTAGCCGGTGGAGTCCGGGACCTCGGCGGTCAGCACGGTGACGGCGTTGGAATCGGCCGTGTGAGTGGCGGCGAGCGCGACGAGCGTCTCGCCGGAGAGCAGCGGGGTGTCGCCGCAGACGACGATCACGGTGCCGTCGACGGTGCCGCCCAGCTCGTCGAGACCGACACGCACGGCGTTGCCGGTGCCCT contains the following coding sequences:
- the glmU gene encoding bifunctional UDP-N-acetylglucosamine diphosphorylase/glucosamine-1-phosphate N-acetyltransferase GlmU gives rise to the protein MSSERPAAVVVLAAGEGTRMKSKTPKVLHEISGRSLVGHVVAASRELDPEHLVVVVGHGSEQVTAHLDAVDDRLRTAHQTEQKGTGNAVRVGLDELGGTVDGTVIVVCGDTPLLSGETLVALAATHTADSNAVTVLTAEVPDSTGYGRIVRDPADGAVTEIVEHKDATDAQREIREINSGVFAFDGRLLAEALGKVRTDNSQGEEYLTDVLSILREAGHRVGASVAGDHREILGINNRVQLAEARRLLNQRLLERAMLAGVTVVDPASTLIDATVTYERDAIVHPGTQLLGTTHLGEDAEVGPNTRLTDTVVRAGARVDNTVADRAEVGEGATVGPYAYLRPGTTLGTKAKAGTYVEMKNATIGEGTKVPHLSYVGDATIGDHTNIGAASVFVNYDGVAKHHTTIGSHCRTGSDNMFVAPVTVGDGAYTAAGSVITKDVPPGSLAVARGQQRNIEGWVARKRPGSGAAQAAQAATSERDSES